Below is a genomic region from Helianthus annuus cultivar XRQ/B chromosome 2, HanXRQr2.0-SUNRISE, whole genome shotgun sequence.
GAAAATTCACTAAATTACTAAGGAGTAAAAGTACAGGGGTTGTaaacaaaaattaactaaatgaCAAAGGAGTAAAGGGGGTGTGATTTAAACtagtgaaagaaaaagaaaagaaaagaaaaatagaCGGAAGAAAGTAAAGGGGGGTAAATGAAAATTACTAATTGACAACCGAAtacactaaggggctgtttgtttacctcttaatgaggcttttaatggttcagacctcttactggttcagtacttaatggtttagactgtttgtttcatgagcaaatgtctgaatgattcagacatttgcctctaaatggcttatacagagtctgaatggttaagacctctaatctgaattggtcagacatttgcctctgaacggttaagcattatacaagctcttaatggttcagacttctaACTGGTTCTGCACTTactggttcagacctcttactggttcagcacttaaccattcagatgttgccaaacagcccctaaaagaTGAAATAGACTACAAGACAAAATGCCTACTATTCATCCATTTGTTCAGAATACATATATAATTTCTAGTTTGTTTTTCAAACTCTTTATTTtgtattaaaattttaaaataataaagaTGTTTCATGAATATAATACAATTTACAGCTTAAATGCATAttcaaaaaaactaaaaataaataaataaaaggttAAACGGCTGCTTCCAAGTTCGAAAACGTGGGTCGGACTGTTAAATGGCCAAACAGTCAAAACCGAACCGTACAAATCTAGAAGAATATGTTTCTGTAATTATCAACTAAAACACTCAAAACTTACCGACAACGCCTTGTCCTTTGCCGTTGCTAGCACAGACGACTGGTAAATACGGCTGGACAGAAATGTCAACCATATGCAATTGTTATATTTCCATTTTACAAAACAAAGATATGAAAAATGAAGAATAGAAATCACCAGTATCAGACGACTCTTGTGGTAGATGTTAAAGCCATGAACTTTCACATGTGGGGCCTCCTTAAGGAACCCGATTGTTGTAATCACTGATCCCTGAGGAAGTTAATCTTgctaattatataatatataatataatatttgtaaaaaataaatataatgatcataataagagtaaattacgattttagtCCCTATAATTTGGCCAAAATAACCATTTTAATTCAACAGTTCTAACTTCTAACTTGACTTTTTTGGTCATTGTGGTTTCATTTTCGTTTCACTTAAGATGGGTGTCTAACACCTTCTATTTCTTCTGCCAAAatcaagggtattttagtcttttcacACATGAGAGACTAATTATGTATATCATTAAAATAATTTAATAGTTAAGCGTGACTGTGTAAATCAATATGGGCCACCACTATTATGTAAattaacaaaaagataataataatTACCTCTTTTGATCCACCACCCTTATGAGGTTTATACAAGATAAACTCAGGATGCATCAAATCTCTTGCAGTGTTATGATATAGAACATAATTTCCACGCAGCACGATGCTGAAGGTTGCCGGGAGTTTAACATACAAGATTGATAAGTATGCCTGAAACAAGAATTTAAAGAAAATCTTCAACATGAACATGTAACCGAACACATTTGTTTGGTTATGTGTTATTAGGCCtataaatgaaccgaacgaaaacaaacatgtaatcgaacacatttttttgttcatgttcgtttattaagaaaatgGGCATGTTGTGTTCGTTTATGCTCGTTCGTTTAAAACCTAAATGAACAGTTCACGGACGTAAATGGACATAAACATACAAACTTAAACgaacataatttaacaaacaGTAAACAACACAAATCAACATAAATGAACATAATTTACTATACATAATCGAACAtaaagtaaatttttatataaattagtgattAATTACGATAAATTCCATTGGAAGGTtccaattagttatatttatataagtagttagaaagttccatatatgtttaatatttatctaAATATAACCacttatataagtagttagactAGTTCTTTATACTtcttaaaattatttattttgatcGGAACTCATACTAATTAAGTGTTTAGGTCAACCCGATACATATTGTACTTAAAATGACCCATTTTGACCCAACCCGATGCTTTTTCTAACATATAATATAGCATATAACATGTGGGTACAAAACTACAAATAGAACTGTAGAATGTAAACTCACACGAAGAGAATACTGAAGGCGATTAGCAAGGTGGTTATCGGTAATTGCCTGTTTAGAACCGTCTTTTGCTCTAGTTTTTTCAACCAATGCAAGACGAATATCCTGCATCAAAGTGCGGTTTTGAGTCATGGGAATCACAAGGTAGATATAAATAGCCACAAAAATATACAAAACGAAAGAGTTAGAAACCTCAATGTCAGACTCAAAATCAAGCTCCATGTTACCATCATCGTTGAGCCATAAATTGTAAATGATGATTTTCGTCCCGTGCTCACCAATATCATCAAACTACATAAATCATATATGCTTGTTACATTCCACAAAAGTAATATCAAATCAAGTATCATGGAACTATTATGTAAAAATGATTCAAAATGAACTAAGAAGATTTTagttagagtaaacttccgttttgctccctgtggtttggtcactttaacggttttgccccaaatctttcaaaatagccattttactccctgatctatgaagctTATCTCTATTTCACTCCCCGTCCCTAATGCCATCCAATTCAACTGTTAAATCCTGGTCAcatgcccctcacatgaggggcattttagtcttttcccATCCCATGTATTTAACAGTTGAATTGGATGGCGTTAGGGGCGGTGAGTGAAATAGAGATAagcttcatagatcagggagtaaaatggctattttgaaaggtttggggcaaaaccgttaaagtgaccaaaccacagggagcaaaacggaagtttactcttttagTTATTATGGACAAAATATTGTTTTCTGTAACTACAGACCAGTTTATAGAATAAAGACTAATTTGAATAAGATGTGAACGGGTCTATCAACATACTTGTTTTAGCAGTTCTGCTTCTGCTGTATATGGAGACCAATGCAGCAGCACGGATAAGTTTACATCAGAGCGTCTGTCACTTTTTGTTTGTAGCGACTCAAAAGCGCCTGTTATAAAATTGAACTTGTAGTGCACCTACAGTTTACATAAAAACTAATATAACTAAGAACCATATAAATGTATGGCTAAATGTGTTGGCAGATGAAATCAGATATTTaattaaaagagtaaattacatttttggcccctgtggttatatcacttttactatattagcccaaaataagattttttagcatatctgcccccatggtctctataactaaccattttagcccctaagtctaaccattttggcccccatggtctctataactaaccattttggctcccatgatctctagacttaggggccaaaatggttagttatagagaccatgggggcaattatgttaaaaattcttattttgagctaatatagtaaaagtgatataaccacaggggccaaaaacgtaatttactctaattaaAAAAAGGCAAACTTCTCACCGTTGGAACCACTATTCTATCATAGCCTGATCGAGTCAAGAATGTATATGACAAAAGGCCAATGCTTTGTGTGAGAGTCCTATCAAcaagaaaaacaaagttaaaaatggTAAAATACAAATTACCCCTTTTGGGTTGACTTCCGGAAAGTCAAATTTCAGCATTTCTCTTGTAAATACTTCCCGTGTTTTTTTTAAACATGTGTATATCGTAATTGCGATGTAATAGACCACGGAAAAAGCACGTATGTAGAGCATACCCGTCAACTAAGGTACGTGTGAAAACTAGAGCATCTGCCCCGAGCCTCATTGAACTAGTTTTAAATCCATTCCCATCTAAAGGTCAACAAGTCAACCAGTTGAAAACTTAAAATGAAGAATATTTATAATGATCACTTTCACACAATAAGAAGAACACGTTCATACACTTTCCGATTGCAGATTCTGACTTATCTGAAAAGCCAAAACTCATACATTTCCGCATCGCTTCTGGGTCCATACCACTTCCATCATCTAGTTCAAATCATCCAAGCAAAATgtcatgtgtgtgtgtgtgtgtgtatatatatatataattttgcaAGATTTGTAATTAAAATAGGAAAGCGTAAAAATTTGGATACCTTGAATCAATAATGCAGGACTTCCATTCCTTGGGGTTGAGATCTTATCTATCATTACATATGTGGCCCCATTTCGTATCTACGCAACGGTCAACGTATAAAGAAAAACTGACATGAGGATTGATGGCATGTTTCCCAATCATATGAAATGTTCATATTCCATATGATATATTAATGAGTGGATATCATATAACTTTGCTTCACATAATTAATTATAACTAGTACTTTTATCCCGCGTGTTGCGGCGTGAGTTTGATTATCAGTACGAAACTCGGTATAGCAACAATGTAAAACCACGGGGAAAAGAACATCGAAACGTCAATGTACGTAtcggaagaaaaacactaaaagacAAAATAGTAAAGCAAAAAAAAACAGTTCTGATAATACCAATACCGGTAACGATATTGTTCGGTTTGAGTCGGTTTGGTTCATCACGTCAGCGAGAAAAAACCATTAAAAGGCGAAATGTATAAAAGGAATAAAAGTGATGGACTAAACATATATATATTGGTAAAGTTATAGAGGGAGTGAGGGACGAAACATGTAGATTAGGAAATTTACAGTAGAAGGACTAAAAAAATAAATTAGCAAAGTTAAAGGTTAAAGGAGTAAAATCGTGTGGCTAACCGACATAGCATATTTATAGTTTGTATAATTATAAAAGAATACATGAACACTTGAATGACTATATCATTCTGCTTccttttggaatttttttgattttttggaatttttttgattttttggaattggatcaaaatggcaattgagaacatttaaaatgaaaatccccaaaatacccctggttaaagatggagtttttggatggagttagtgtatgtgatcaaaatggcaacaaaagggaaaagtcagggacccggaggcaaaaaaaaaatatttggactaaaatggcaaatttggacaaaactcagggactaaaatggcaatttactcc
It encodes:
- the LOC110912367 gene encoding protein MICRORCHIDIA 6, yielding MEMADSCWDYGFVEVDTGLVNTQPKSVVIIDDEDCEGSSGTTSAVDQSTPCSTSSERGPPICRQFWQAGNYDDNLAPASKTHVGSSYLHIHPKFLHSNATSHKWAFGAIAELLDNAVDEIRNGATYVMIDKISTPRNGSPALLIQDDGSGMDPEAMRKCMSFGFSDKSESAIGKYGNGFKTSSMRLGADALVFTRTLVDGTLTQSIGLLSYTFLTRSGYDRIVVPTVHYKFNFITGAFESLQTKSDRRSDVNLSVLLHWSPYTAEAELLKQFDDIGEHGTKIIIYNLWLNDDGNMELDFESDIEDIRLALVEKTRAKDGSKQAITDNHLANRLQYSLRAYLSILYVKLPATFSIVLRGNYVLYHNTARDLMHPEFILYKPHKGGGSKEGSVITTIGFLKEAPHVKVHGFNIYHKSRLILPYLPVVCASNGKGQGVVGVLEANFMQPTHSKQDFEKTNLFQKLVTRLKDMAIEYWDTHCELLGYTVPKKVRPSVASGSCPKQQGSNLKRKTPDPPEGSPSITTSAADMDPKKANLMQENKKLKQQCSDLEMSEKELSLKATNLQTVLEEAEKEYASLLTELQRLESVKVWERGVKV